The window TGGACTTTAGCTTGTGCAAGGAGGAAAGATTCTGAGTTTGCTCATAAGGTGTTTGACATTTTGTCTCCTCCGTTTTATGCTCTATATACTGTTGTTAGAGGTTTTGTGGGGCCTTGGTTTTTGTATCAAATGGGTGTTTTTTATTATAGTGGCAAAGGTGGGGATTTGATTCCTACGTGGGTTTGGGGTTCTTGGCTTTCAGTTGTTTTTATGGCTATTCTTGTTAGTATAGTGTGGATTTGTAATCTTTGGGTGGAGTTGTATAGGGAAAGAACTCGGAAATTCGAAACCAAAGTTAGATAGATCAATGATGGAGGTGGGTTTGGTTTCTAATTGTTGTATGTACATTGTTCGAAATTTGTGGGAAATTGATATAAATCTTACGTTCTTGATGTGATGAAGTCATTTGGAAATTTGTGGGAAATTAATATACATGTTCGTTTATATTTTGTTCTCTTGACAATGTGTTTTCTTTTGGATGAAATATATACTATCGTTCCTGGTTAAGATGTAGTGTTGTTTTGAAAGTCAAACGGAGCATTTGACGATGGCGCCTACCCCGGTCTCAAATGAAGCTTCAACTTTTCTCCGGAGGAAGACGGTTGATAGCGCAATGCCGCTTTAGTGTTTGAAGCCATATATTCTGGTATACGAATGCTGCCTTTCTGTATAATGATATATGCATTTAGTTAGTGATCTGAACTTTATTGTTCAGAATTGTTAGAGGTTGTCCCAAATATTAAGTAAACATCTGACTAATTTGTAGTGCTATATTTTAAGACTTCTGTCATCTAGAAAATATAGACTTTATGGCTTTTCTATACTGAAAGATTCGGCAATGTTTTTGTTAgacattaaatatataatttatacatgCTTGAACTAACATTTGCTTTGCTGTCTGAACTAAAAGACACAAAGTTGATTATTATAATTTCCCGTGACTATTACATAAACCTTACAGAGTATCTTGTAAGATTGATCAACCCGAGAGTAAATAATACTTATAAAGTTTAGGTACAGAAGTTGTTGGTTGAGGTTTGTAGAGGGCTAGGGAGTTTTTTTGACATCTTCTGGTAGCATTGAAATTTTCTATATATTCATTGTTCTATGTATCATACTGCAGAAAGTGAATCTTGGATCTTACATGTTGTAGTTTATTACTCTCTCTGcacctctcatttctttacagtttttctgcactgctcgacacgcattttaagacgcatataaaacatagtttcataaattattttcaaaaatttccttttttgtataaaaatttaagcattaaacttttatttaaaagcaaaaaaaattcaaaataatttatcaagctatattttatgagagcattagaatgcgtgtcgaGTACCCGTCCCCCAATGCAAACAATTGAGGGGGGCGGAAGGAGTATTTGACATACATGTTACTTCTGTTTTTCCCAGTATATTGAAGAAGTGATTATCTCATAGCTTACTGTTTTACGAGCAATCTTGAAACTAGTATAAGAAGTCATTTCTGCTGGTTAATACTAGAGATTTCAGCCAACGTTAAAGATTATAGACTTGTGGCTTTTTATTCATAAGATATGGAACTGTTATTTTTGTGGAAGAAATTAACTTGGAATGTTTAAATTAATCCAAGTTCGAACGTACTTTTACTTTGCTGTCCAAACTATCAATGTGTTGGTGCAGAAGTTGTTGGTTGTGAAGTTTGTAGTTATTACAAGTAGGGTTGCAGTGGAGCAGTAGTTTTCTGACATTGTGGTGGCATTAATATCCGCTGTTATTTATCGTTCCTGGTATATACTGTGGTGGCATTAATATCTGCTGTTATTTATCGTTCCTGCCTTCCTGGTATATGCTGCAGAAGGTTAATAATATTTGAACTTTTAAGTATATGCTGTTATATCACTACTATTTAACATACATGGTGTGGAATGCTGATTTATTGTGATTTCCCTGCATATTGGGAAGGTAATGCAGAAGTAGTTGATATACATTATAGGATTAGTCTGCTTCAGTGGTAATAATTTTGTCGCGGTGGAAACTCCGTGCATATGTTTTATCGTCTACTTGACAGACTTTTCCTTGGACATCTTGAATTTTAAACACTGCAGCTGCTAAATAAGCGAGATGATCATACTATTGAAAGGTTCTCGTTTGTGGCTAACCCTGATAGACTTTTGtcgtttttttttgtttcattcaaaagaaaagaaaaactgtGAGCCTTTATTGTTCTTCTGAAGAAAGTATGAACACTTGTATCAGCTTCAACTCGAACGCAAGGTTGAGTAGATAAGTTTAGTGCCTGAAATGCAATTCATTTGTACTACACAGGTTCCCAACTTCAAGAATTCATCAGGATTAACTATTAAGCAAAATTATATACTTTCAATAGAAAACATACCACAAAGTGTAACAAAAGATAAATTATCAGTAATCATTGATGTTTATACATATAAGCAATGCACAATGAAATAGAGGATGTTCAGAAATTGAAATTCCAGCGGCTACTCGTGGTCACTCAAGGATATTATGTACTTAATGACCTCAATCTGTTTGTAGATACTGCCAGCACGTAAATACGTAATGTTATTCAATATTTCTTATTTGGTAGTTCATTCATATTTGCTGCAGTCCAAGGTCTTGGAAGATGACTAGTTGTAGAACTTGTAGGTTTTAGCGTTGATAATAATATTCCTTAGCCCTCCGATTGGCGATAAGGTCATCAGAAGTAGCCCAAGAACAATGCAGGTCTGAAAGACATTGCCGGAAAACAGAGCGTTAATCTCAAATACTTGAAATACCCAATTTATGAACATAATTTAGGATTCTACAGCATATCATACCCAATTAGCGAACCAAGAAAAGCTGAACTTCTTCGGCTTAACGATAGCGAGCCACATCACGCAAGGGAGCTGGAAGACAACATATTGATGTCAGATCAGTAGTTGTACTAAAATGTCCAAGCTCGAAGCAGGAGATCTATGTAAAAACAATAGGACTTACAAAGTACGTTGTTGGTGCAAAAGCAAAGCCTCCGAAGAATCCAAGGAGACCACCGAAGAACGGAAATGTGATTGCGATGAACATTGTAAACGCTGGAAGCAAGGAACACAAGTAAGTGGATTTAAATTACAATGACTTTAGCAATGCTGTGAATGAATTTACTCACCAACATATGTATTCCTTGTGATAAATCGAAGTGGTCGGCTAGGTTTGAAGTGCAGTTTTTTCACCAGCAAGGTTTCTAACATGTCGAAGACGGGCATTGCATAAATCTACATTCAAGGATGAAGAAGAAGTCAGGTGAATTTAAACTGATGCACATGAGTAGGATAACTTAATATAGGGGAATTTATTTTACCTGATAACTTCCAATAACGTGGATGACAACAAACATGTTGGCTGCTGCAATAAGCCATGCCGGATCCTTTAAAGTGATGAGGATATTGTCATCTACGGTGTTTCCAAACATTTTGTAGCCGATCAGCGCTACTGGGAAATAGCACAAGGCGACAACAAAGTATGCAACCATCACTCCTTTCCACATGGGCCCTTTCGACGGCTTCTCAGGGGTCGAAGGTATTGTTGCCTGTATCTCCAGTACCACATTGTGTCCGGCATATGCAAATGCTACATCACCCAGGGCGGTGAAGAAGTTGAAGACTGTTCCAATGGAGGATTTAGATCTGTAGCCATATTCAACATCTTGTTGGACTCCTTTGTGCAGAGACGCTGACCAAGCGATTGTGGAGTAACTGCACAATACCAATAACAAGATGAGCTTACATAGGCCAAGGAAGAGGAACAATAGGTGATCATAATGGAAAATTGATGCGTAAAGAGATGAGGTTTACGTCAAAGACATGACTGCAGCTGCCAAAGAGATACCAGAGATAGAGTTGAAATTGGGAAGGTGGGATAGTACAAAATGGACCGAAGCGAAGATCATTATGAAGAATGTGAGTTTGATGTCCTTGCAATCAGGGCATACGGTTTGATGGAACTTCTGTAGAGATTTTCCTCCGGTGACCATGTATACTATGTTCACACCTACCTCAACGATCAATTGCTGCGGTACCACAATATAAAGGCCTAGCTTTTCACCAAATGCATGTTGGCCTAGCTCATGGTATCTATCGAATCGTTTTCCAGGAACCATTTCATGCATTTCGACCATTTGCCAGAGGGTGTACAAAGTAATGACCCAGGACAAGATGAGTACCACAATTCCAGGTCCCCTGCATTAGAATCAGGTACACATCTCTCAATCAAGAAACTTTATTTTAACTTGATAAACTGTGGCAGCATATTAAGTCAAAGATATATCTTAGGGATTTCAAGAGATAAACCCATATAAAACTTCTTTTTGTTGTTGTGTAATCAATATGCcaagaaaaattataatcttcCATTCTTATAACAAATCTGGAGAGTTTATGCATAGCGTTTAAGTATGTTGCTTGATCTAATTCCTATAACTAACCTTTTCAGGGCTTCtaaagaattttaaataaatcttttaGAGCTTTTAAAGAATTTTGAAATTGTTTTTGGGATTCCGTTGAAATCAGTTGTAGTATTTGGATTCCTGAAA of the Daucus carota subsp. sativus chromosome 4, DH1 v3.0, whole genome shotgun sequence genome contains:
- the LOC108219262 gene encoding lysine histidine transporter 1 isoform X2, yielding MGTQSEDDKSYAASAPSEATSQAEKLAAEKTAEQKAIDDWLPITSSRNAKWWYSAFHNVTAMVGAGVLSLPYAMAALGWGPGIVVLILSWVITLYTLWQMVEMHEMVPGKRFDRYHELGQHAFGEKLGLYIVVPQQLIVEVGVNIVYMVTGGKSLQKFHQTVCPDCKDIKLTFFIMIFASVHFVLSHLPNFNSISGISLAAAVMSLTYSTIAWSASLHKGVQQDVEYGYRSKSSIGTVFNFFTALGDVAFAYAGHNVVLEIQATIPSTPEKPSKGPMWKGVMVAYFVVALCYFPVALIGYKMFGNTVDDNILITLKDPAWLIAAANMFVVIHVIGSYQIYAMPVFDMLETLLVKKLHFKPSRPLRFITRNTYVAFTMFIAITFPFFGGLLGFFGGFAFAPTTYFLPCVMWLAIVKPKKFSFSWFANWTCIVLGLLLMTLSPIGGLRNIIINAKTYKFYN
- the LOC108219262 gene encoding lysine histidine transporter 1 isoform X1 — encoded protein: MGTQSEDDKSYAASAPSEATSQVPLHAEKLAAEKTAEQKAIDDWLPITSSRNAKWWYSAFHNVTAMVGAGVLSLPYAMAALGWGPGIVVLILSWVITLYTLWQMVEMHEMVPGKRFDRYHELGQHAFGEKLGLYIVVPQQLIVEVGVNIVYMVTGGKSLQKFHQTVCPDCKDIKLTFFIMIFASVHFVLSHLPNFNSISGISLAAAVMSLTYSTIAWSASLHKGVQQDVEYGYRSKSSIGTVFNFFTALGDVAFAYAGHNVVLEIQATIPSTPEKPSKGPMWKGVMVAYFVVALCYFPVALIGYKMFGNTVDDNILITLKDPAWLIAAANMFVVIHVIGSYQIYAMPVFDMLETLLVKKLHFKPSRPLRFITRNTYVAFTMFIAITFPFFGGLLGFFGGFAFAPTTYFLPCVMWLAIVKPKKFSFSWFANWTCIVLGLLLMTLSPIGGLRNIIINAKTYKFYN